The DNA region AAATCAACAAACATGTTTTGTGATTGAACTGATTCTGATGCACTTTTTGTATAGACATTGTTGACCTGCGAtgccttttctcttctctccttactccgtcccctgtgtgttccaggcttGGGAGGTGACGCGTCAGACCTGTGCCTACACCAACCACACCGTCCTGCCTGAGGCCCTGGAGCGCTGGCCCATCAACCTGTTTGAGAAGCTGCTGCCTCGCCACCTGCAGATCATCTACGAGATcaaccacctccacctccaagtAAGCCCTCTGTGTCCACTCACTGTCTCGGGACAAAGGAGGCTGATTTCTGCTGCTCTGAAATGGGAGATATTATCATTCATCTCGACTTGGTACGTGCTTTTGATACTGGGTGCTTGAACAAGCTTATCCAGAGTGTGGATCTTTTTCTGTGCTCTGAAggatcccccctcctcccctccctttttGAGTGCCGTCTTGTTTCTTTCCACAGATCTGAGCTCAGTGTAACTTTACCTTTTATATTAGTAATCAGCAGCACACAAATGCAAGTTGGGACTATATGTATGCGTACTTATTCTCTGTGCCCTCTCAGAGGATCGCTGCCATGTTCCCAGGGGACCATGACCGTCTGAGGAGGATGTCCCTGATCGAGGAGGGAGACCCCAAGAGGATCAACATGGCCCACTTGTGTGTGGTGGGCTCCCACGCTGTCAACGGGGTCGCCCGGATCCACTCTGAAATCGTCAAGAACACTGTGTTAGTGTTTGACCTGAGTTCACGTTTGATTATGAAATAAGTCTTACCAAAATAGGTGGTGATGGTGGCAGCTTTACATGAAACATTTAGACAAACCTGGAGTATTGTTTTATTAGCTTTCCAGCGATGTTGACATTCCTGTTGTGTTGAACGAGTCTATCAGAAAGACATCCACTGATCATCTAACTTGTTGTGTGCCTGATATATTGTTGTTGTATGTTTCTCCGTCCTCAGTTTCAAGGACTTCTATGAGGTGGAGCCAGAGAAGTTCCAGAACAAGACCAATGGTATCACTCCTCGCCGCTGGCTGCTGCTGTGTAACCCAGGCCTGGCTGACCTCATCGCTGAGGTAACAGATTTTTACAGAGCTAGAGTACAGAGTACCTCCgagtgtcttttttttttttggtgctaCCTGCAGGGGAATGAACCTCATTGTGGGTTAGTAGTCCTGCACACCCAATGAACTAATGTCTAACCTTTGTTGTGCTGACACTCATCGGTATGTGATTATTCAAGACCACAAAAGTCTCTGCACACTGTGTCCACATGCTCAAATTCAATTATATGACTATGGTAACTATTTATGCTTTCATACTTTTTGTTTTCACTGTAGAAAATTGGAGACGACTTCTTGACAGACCTCTTCCAGCTGAGGAAACTACTGGACTTCATTGATGAAGATGCTTTCATTTGTGACATCGCCAATGTAAAACAGGTAGCTGCTCATTCAGTTCCACGTTCTTAACATCTCAACCCATTATTTCTTTCTCCCATAAACACAAGAATATAGAGTTGATACAATCTGGTGTCGTGGCCAGTCTTGGGGAACCCCTTTTGAAGTATTTCTCCACCTTTAAATCCCCCTCTGTGTTATTACAGGAGAACAAGCAGAAGTTTGCAGCCTACCTGGAGAAGGAGTATGAGGTGAAGATCAACCCTGAGTCCATCTTTGACATCCATGTGAAGAGAATCCATGAGTACAAGAGACAACTGCTCAACGTCCTCCACATCATCACCTTCTACAACCGTAAGAGCTCCTCCACACCTCATAATATGGGGTGATGTTAgtgccaacagaaatctcatactTCAAACAACTGCACAGTGGAGACTGGTTGCACAGCCAACACTTTCAGCAACCCAAGGGGGCTCAGTGTTTTAAATCCCTAATGATTtaaggctcctgagtggcgcagctcggtctggaggcgtcactacagaccctggttcaatcccgggctgtttcacaaccggccatgaccgggagtcccatagggcggcgcaaaattggcccagtgtcatgcgggttaggggaaggtttggcggGGGTAGGCcgtccattgtaaataagaatttgttcttaactgacttacctagttaaataaaaaaatgtaaacacattTAATTCAGGCAACTTCTATTGAGTAAATCGTTAGACAAAAATCTGTTCATGGTGGCAATGAAAGCCCACTGCTGTTTGTATAGTAATCTCTAGTGACACACTGTCATTTTGGTTCTGGGCAATTTGGACAGAGATCCCAGTAGTAGGTGTACACTGCCCTCTGGCTGTGGAACCGTTTTTTAATTTaaatttaattgaacctttattaagctacaatgacgacctaccccggccaaaccttaactcggacaatgctgggccaattgtgcgccgccctatgggactctcaatcaaggccggttgtaatacagcctggaatcgaaccagggtctgtagtgacgcctctagcactgagatgcagtgccttagaccgttgcgccatTTGGGATCCCAGTTAACTGAGCTGAGGGAAATGGAGTAAATTATAATATTTCTCTACAGGGATTAAAAAGGACCCCTCTAAACACTTTGTTCCCAGGACTGTGATAATTGGAGGAAAGGTATGTAGCTAGACATCTGAGGTATATGACACAATCAGTCACCATGGAAATAGtattttgaaaatgaaatgttaTAACTGATCTGTTGACTTGTTTGTGATACTTTATATTCGATGTAAGATGAGTTAGTCAttcagacatatatatatatatttttttttcctcatcaatatcCAACTGTTGACGCTGTCCTCTCTACCCAGGCTGCACCTGGCTACCACATGGCCAAAATGATCATCAAGCTGATCACGGCGGTGGGCCAGGTGATCAACAACGACCCGGTGGTGGGGGACAGGTTAAAGGTCATCTACCTTGAGAACTACAGGGTCTCCCTAGCAGAGAAAGGTGAGAGGATGATTTGTCCAAGGATTCACAGATGGCTTCCTTTCCTCACGTCCTCTCCTTTATGACCATCAATATGGAAGGACTTGATGGGTGTGAGGAATAGGGTTCAATCCTATCTAGTCCTGTCTGCTATCATTGAAGGAAAGAGAGGCTACTGAGAATGGAACCCGAGTCCTGTTTGTATGGCGCTATGGTTTGGACAGTTGTTTTTACGTCAATGTTTTAatgttgttctacagtatgtctacatgTTACTGggtagcagtggtggaaaaagtacccaattgtcatatttgagtaaaagtagatgccttaatagaaaatgactcaggtaaaagtcacccagtaaaataccactTAAGTGGAAGTCTAAAAGtaattggttttaaatatacttaagtatcaaaagtgacagtataaatcatttcaccttccttaaattaagcaaaccagacggcaccttTTTCTTGTTTTAATTTATGGATAGCTAGGGGCACAATCcaacaacactcagacataatttctAAATTAaggatttgtgtttagtgagtccaccagataagaggcagtagagatgTTCTCtgatgtgtgtgaattggaccattttcctgtcctgctaagcattcaaatagTAACGAGTACGTGCAATGTTTTGTTTAGGAATGtattgaagtaaaagttgtcaaaaatataaataccccccaaaatgacttaagtagtactttaaagtatttttacttcagtactttacaccactgctgggTAGGATATACCTAGTATGTTTGTTGTTAAGcccttccctctccctgctgTATGTTCCAGTGATCCCTGCAGCTGACTTATCAGAACAGATCTCCACAGCGGGAACAGAGGCCTCTGGCACTGGCAACATGAAGTTCATGCTGAACGGAGCGCTCACCATCGGCACCATGGACGGCGCCAACGTAGAGATGGCTGAGGAGGCCGGAGAGGAGAACCTCTTCATCTTCGGCATGAGGGTAGAGGATGTGGATGCCATGGACAAAACAGGGTGAGAAAGAGCTGACTGGATTGGTGTCAGAATGAATGGGACTTGTCATAGACTTAGAAATAAGCGACGTAGAGCAACGGCAATCGTGTGCTCTTATAAACTGGACGGTAGACATTTCTCTGTTCATATTATAGGGAtatttcacccaaattacaaaatgacaaatCAGTTTTGGTACCAAAAATCAATATGGAATTTTGCTGAAATGTCGTTTTAACAGTCAAGATAACAAGGCAAATATTTACCCTGTAATGTTTAGCCATCATAAGGATAACCTTGCAACCTTCAAACAATGTATCTGCCCAGGTACAATGCCAGGGAGTACTACGAGCGTCTATCAGAGCTGAGGCAGGTGATAGATCAGATCCAGACTGGCTACTTCAGTCCCAAAGAGCATGAGCTCTTCAAGGATGTGGTGAACATGCTGATGAACCACGACAGGTAAGCAGAATAACAGCAGTGTTGTTGACATATCAGTGTTATTAGCACATTGTCAGCTCTTCAGAATGCAAGGATGAACTGACCTTGCTTGTTGCTGTTAGCCCATTTTTGTTTGGtcccccccaagttttctgagctaAACATGTATtaattgttggacataagactgtaaaaacaccagaaaattaATTCCAAGTGATTTTTAATTTtgtaaatctgttccaaagtactCCCACGCAAAATAGAGAGGGATATGTGATCGTGTACAAATGTAAGCAATGTTTGAAAttattgttttagtcaaatattatatcagTTGGGCTTTTTGCGTTCAATTtgtaaattatttgtaattatgttccggcctccTGACCATGCGCTCAAGAAAAACATTGTCCTTCCGCTGAATCTAGTTGACGATCCCTACAATAGGGTACTTGATCACTGTTTTATTATCTGAAATGGATGTGGTATCTCTACGTTTTAAAAACCTAAGAACTAATTTGTCACTCTGCATCGCTTCCTCACCTCAGGTTCAAAGTGTTTGCTGACTATGAGGCCTACATCACTTGCCAAGATCGAGTCAATGAGCTATACAAGGTGGGCTATGTGTAATGGATTTCATACCTTGAAGAACAGTTCTTGCACACTTCTGTCT from Oncorhynchus mykiss isolate Arlee chromosome 1, USDA_OmykA_1.1, whole genome shotgun sequence includes:
- the pygb gene encoding glycogen phosphorylase, brain form isoform X1, encoding MSSPLSDHEKRKQISVRGIAGLGDVVEIKKSFNRHLHFTLVKDRNVATPRDYYFALAHTVRDHLVGRWIRTQQYYYEKDPKRIHYLSLEFYMGRTLQNTMINLGLQNACDEAIYQLGLDIEELEEIEEDAGLGNGGLGRLAACFLDSMASLGLAAYGYGIRYEFGIFNQKISNGWQVEEADDWLRYGNPWEKARPEYMLPVHFYGRVEQTAEGVKWVETQVVLAMPYDTPVPGFKNNTVNTMRLWSAKAPIDFNLQEFNVGDYIEAVLDRNLAENISRVLYPNDNFFEGKELRLKQEYFVVAATLQDIIRRFKSSKFGCRDPVRTSFETFPEKVAIQLNDTHPALAIPELMRILVDLEKLDWDKAWEVTRQTCAYTNHTVLPEALERWPINLFEKLLPRHLQIIYEINHLHLQRIAAMFPGDHDRLRRMSLIEEGDPKRINMAHLCVVGSHAVNGVARIHSEIVKNTVFKDFYEVEPEKFQNKTNGITPRRWLLLCNPGLADLIAEKIGDDFLTDLFQLRKLLDFIDEDAFICDIANVKQENKQKFAAYLEKEYEVKINPESIFDIHVKRIHEYKRQLLNVLHIITFYNRIKKDPSKHFVPRTVIIGGKAAPGYHMAKMIIKLITAVGQVINNDPVVGDRLKVIYLENYRVSLAEKVIPAADLSEQISTAGTEASGTGNMKFMLNGALTIGTMDGANVEMAEEAGEENLFIFGMRVEDVDAMDKTGYNAREYYERLSELRQVIDQIQTGYFSPKEHELFKDVVNMLMNHDRFKVFADYEAYITCQDRVNELYKNPKEWTRTVIRNIAGSGKFSSDRTISEYARDIWGVEPSDVKIPPPNEPPVESRK
- the pygb gene encoding glycogen phosphorylase, brain form isoform X3, with protein sequence MASLGLAAYGYGIRYEFGIFNQKISNGWQVEEADDWLRYGNPWEKARPEYMLPVHFYGRVEQTAEGVKWVETQVVLAMPYDTPVPGFKNNTVNTMRLWSAKAPIDFNLQEFNVGDYIEAVLDRNLAENISRVLYPNDNFFEGKELRLKQEYFVVAATLQDIIRRFKSSKFGCRDPVRTSFETFPEKVAIQLNDTHPALAIPELMRILVDLEKLDWDKAWEVTRQTCAYTNHTVLPEALERWPINLFEKLLPRHLQIIYEINHLHLQRIAAMFPGDHDRLRRMSLIEEGDPKRINMAHLCVVGSHAVNGVARIHSEIVKNTVFKDFYEVEPEKFQNKTNGITPRRWLLLCNPGLADLIAEKIGDDFLTDLFQLRKLLDFIDEDAFICDIANVKQENKQKFAAYLEKEYEVKINPESIFDIHVKRIHEYKRQLLNVLHIITFYNRIKKDPSKHFVPRTVIIGGKAAPGYHMAKMIIKLITAVGQVINNDPVVGDRLKVIYLENYRVSLAEKVIPAADLSEQISTAGTEASGTGNMKFMLNGALTIGTMDGANVEMAEEAGEENLFIFGMRVEDVDAMDKTGYNAREYYERLSELRQVIDQIQTGYFSPKEHELFKDVVNMLMNHDRFKVFADYEAYITCQDRVNELYKNPKEWTRTVIRNIAGSGKFSSDRTISEYARDIWGVEPSDVKIPPPNEPPVESRK
- the pygb gene encoding glycogen phosphorylase, brain form isoform X2 codes for the protein MGRTLQNTMINLGLQNACDEAIYQLGLDIEELEEIEEDAGLGNGGLGRLAACFLDSMASLGLAAYGYGIRYEFGIFNQKISNGWQVEEADDWLRYGNPWEKARPEYMLPVHFYGRVEQTAEGVKWVETQVVLAMPYDTPVPGFKNNTVNTMRLWSAKAPIDFNLQEFNVGDYIEAVLDRNLAENISRVLYPNDNFFEGKELRLKQEYFVVAATLQDIIRRFKSSKFGCRDPVRTSFETFPEKVAIQLNDTHPALAIPELMRILVDLEKLDWDKAWEVTRQTCAYTNHTVLPEALERWPINLFEKLLPRHLQIIYEINHLHLQRIAAMFPGDHDRLRRMSLIEEGDPKRINMAHLCVVGSHAVNGVARIHSEIVKNTVFKDFYEVEPEKFQNKTNGITPRRWLLLCNPGLADLIAEKIGDDFLTDLFQLRKLLDFIDEDAFICDIANVKQENKQKFAAYLEKEYEVKINPESIFDIHVKRIHEYKRQLLNVLHIITFYNRIKKDPSKHFVPRTVIIGGKAAPGYHMAKMIIKLITAVGQVINNDPVVGDRLKVIYLENYRVSLAEKVIPAADLSEQISTAGTEASGTGNMKFMLNGALTIGTMDGANVEMAEEAGEENLFIFGMRVEDVDAMDKTGYNAREYYERLSELRQVIDQIQTGYFSPKEHELFKDVVNMLMNHDRFKVFADYEAYITCQDRVNELYKNPKEWTRTVIRNIAGSGKFSSDRTISEYARDIWGVEPSDVKIPPPNEPPVESRK